GACAAGCAGAACAGGCCCCTCCGTCACAtcccatcgtcaccaccaccaccctcaaggCCCGCCACCGCCATATTCATTCCGACAGCCAGAGAAGTCATCATTTCCAGCAGCAACTCAAGACCAATCCATGTCCCCGCCCAAAATGAAGATAAGAGGACATTTCAACCCTCCGAATCAGCAGCTTTACTCTGAGACATCACTTGCCTCTTCCggcccccagcagcagcagcagcatcagtctcaaaccccaacagcttccacccaacccacaccgccatcatcacaacagTTACTCTCACTCTCACGACCCGAGCCACCGTCCCCAAGTAAACCCTCCCCTGTTATGGACCCCCTCCGTCAAGAGGTCACAACCAATTTCACGTCTCACTGCCCGGTGTGCatttcttcgtcgtcgtcgtcgtccaccGGCCAATGTAACCGCTGCCAAATGATAAAATCATACGTCCACCAACCATATCACACCCACCGCTTTCTGAGCTCGTTTCTGTTGCCCATTTCGGAAGTTTTCAACTACGAGGAGATGCTGGCTTATTTGAATGAGACGATTATTGAGCGGGTTAtgaagggagggaaggcggagaaggtTTATCCCGTGATGGACGactttggggttgtggtggaaaaggcaaggaggaggaaggagttttttggaggggggatggattgggtggaggggaaggggaggaatgGGAGGGTTATTGGGCAGTGGGGGATGGTTAGGGATGGGACACCCgtgaagagggaagaggggggagggggaggaggtggaggaggaggaggagggcaggggtctaaagggggggagaggaagagggggtggagtGAGGAGGGGTAGGATTGTGAGGTGTGTTTGAGCGTGTGCTGGATACCTTATCTAGGTTCTATGGCTGAAGCGTGGTTCAGGATACTATACTGTTGCCTTGAACTTGATAATACATGTTGCTTTGCTACCACCGCGGACAGTATCTTAGAGAGGTAAAAAAGGTTATCGCGCAAAGGGGCGTGCCATGGGTTGAAAAGGTAAAGGGCAACGCCATCAAAGTAAAGTTTACACCCTCGGTAGCTATATCTTGCCCTCCAAGTGCAGTCCTCGAGTTTGAATCCTTTTCTCTTCCGTCCATAAAAAAACGACAGATCTGGtgacaccaccatcaaaccatcaccaccaccaccaccaccatcagccatcaaccatccaccaccaccaccaccaccaccaccaccaccacaacccactcatcaaaccatcaccaaccacaacacccaccccacAGCAAAAATGCCAGCCCTACCTctacccaccaccctcaccaccatcacgcACCGCTCCCCAACCTACCTCATCGtctcccccatcaaccccttttcAGACACCCTCAACTTGAACAATcgcacctccaccccaaccacaacccccctcccctcttccaaCCCGCCCGCCGCAATCTCCTTCATtgtcatctcctccctcgtcatAGTGatcaccttcctcgccgcTCTATACATCAACATCCGCGCCCGCAAGCACACCCAcaaacaataacaacaacaacaacaacaacaacaacaacaacaacaacaacaacaacaacaacaacaaccccaccaactccaaaccTGGATCCCCTTGGTCACAAAGACAAGAGGAGCGCGCCAAACAACTCCATCTAGAAAAGCAAGACCAACTTTGGGAAgggcaggaggagagaacaagaagaggggAGCTGCTCCGGGCTGGAATGGAGGTTGGTGCCATGGCGGGAAGACCCTCATCGGGACAAGAGAGGGCAGAATTgagtggggatgggagggacGGTGTCAACAATCATGAgagtgggaaggaggagtagCAGGAGGGGAGTGTGATACGTgaaccgccgccgccgccgtatTCCCCCCCATGGGTAGGGAAGCAAGCGGTAGATGATTCCTCTACTACTAGGGCTGTGCGTTCGGTTCTGTGAGGTGATGGGCGGCCTATTATAGGTGATCAACAAGGGAAGGAGCGGGCTTTTTGGGGGTTTAAGGGTGGAAAAAGATGGATCAGAGGGGTTGAAATTATCTCGAGGCCTGTTGACCAGCTTTCGAGATCTGTCGACTTTCTTTCGGGGCCTAtcaactatctttaaaggcctgtTGGCTGTTTTTCATGCAaggttaaaaaaaaagccatgCAAAAGCAACTATGAAACAGCTAAGCAACTATAAAAAGCTAAGCAATCCCAAACTcacacctctcccaccacacaTCTAACCCCGTCTAAATGGCACTCAGACACCCCATAACACATAGCTCatatccctcaccacaaccacgccATCCCCTAgcccaactccaacctccccaactttcccctcaaaatcccctccaacccacccccatccctaCAAAACCCCGCCAGCttcaccgccccctccccccaccccctcgccctctccctctccccagcaGCGAAACAATCAATCCCGTGATTAAACGCCGTAGCAGCCATCCactccagctcttcctccgGCCAGCCAGCCTCGCTCTCCCTTAACTCCCTCGCCTTTCCGcacgcctcctccagcaacctcatcgccaacccGTCATCCACCGGCAACGTAGCCTGGAACAAACACCTCGTATACTTCGCCAATTTCACCGCGTCAAACGCCTCGAGCGCCCAAATCTCATTGACAAGTTTTCGCATGGTTGAGTACAGAACTGCTTGGGGTGTTAGTTAGCTTGTTTGGGTAGCAAAAGGGGGGCAGGGGGGTTACCTTGTCCTGGAGCTCTCGCTCGGAGCAAACTATCCGCCATAGCCTGAAAAGCCGTCACACTTTTGCAGCCGACTGCTCTTTGCACAATCCCACCCAAATCATCCCACGCTTCCAGCACTACCGCGGCTTCAAAGTCAAATGTCAGCAGCGTGGCGTGTTTCCTTAGCATGTCATCCCTCGAGTGTTCGTCTAGCTGTGGCAAAAGCTCTGGAAGGTCGGTATCGAATGCCAAAACATGTTCTCGCATGGCGGTGTAATATTCTAGTTGCTTCGTGACATTGTCTTCCGCCCTTGCTTGGGAGACCAACGCCGAGGAAATGATGAACCGGGAAAAGAGCATCTTCAAACCCATCTCAACAAGCTGAGACCCTCCCATGTCAGGCGGAAAGTGGCCGGTGATATGGACGCAAGAGGTGAGCATTCTGACTATGTACCGTAGGTCCCACGTGGTTGTGTTCTTCAGAGCGAGGTTATAAGAGTTGCGGCTGAACCACTCGAGTTCGTCAACCGTAAACAGCTTGCGTCTTGGATTCTCTTTCTTCTGCTTTTCGAGGGCGACAACGACTGTTTGATCGGTCAGGGGGCTGCCAGTATGGGCATTCAGGGGTAGCTCACCAGCATCAAACATATCGCAAAggtcttcaacaaccccgtTTTCACCAGCGTCTGCCCTATCAACGAGCATGTTCAATAGTCGAATGGTACACCTGAACAACGCCGGCAAATGTATCGGATTCGGCTCCTTGTACTCATATCGATCCTGCAGCTTCTTGAGAGCGGCAATAGCACAGATGACGTCCCCAGCCTTCTGGGACTCTGCAATACAAGCCCCCAGAAAGTCGACATGTTCAGGTGTCTGACTGATAGTTTCGAGACATTTTCCAGCCAATACTCGGTCTTCAGTCCGTATGGCGACTTTGAAGGCAAGATATGCGGTCATGGGCTCCTTCCAGCTCGTAGCCGACATGTCGTTGATGACTCTTGTTGCCGTCTCCATGCTGTTACGGGCCAGAGCACAGAGGAGAAGCTTTCTTTCTTGACGTCAGTCCTTAAATTCAACATCGGGATGGCTTTGAATTACCTCTCCAGCTTTGCATTATTCCCAGGACCGCCCTTCTCAAAGATGGGCGCCAACGCCAACTGACACCAAGCCTCGGCGAGCGCGTATTCCCCCTGACTATACGACAACTCCAACTTCTTCCACAACAGctacaccatcatcatcagcattCTCTCTTCTGCCCTTCCACCCAAAGAAAACTCACCGCCTGCGCAGCAACCGCCGCCTCAGCGCTCACAGCCCTCGCAACATTCCCAAACAACTcgcccaacctcctcaccgtctCCATCGAATCCCTCTGCTgcgtcatcatccacatcctcgTCACCAACGCCTTCTCCATAAACTCTTGCCCACCAGTTCCCCCCAATgtcctcaacaccaaaatAAAATCATCCATCACCGCACACCCCGCCCCAGGAGCCTTATCATGCAACCTCCTCACATGATGCACAACCAACTTGAACTCCGCCCCCGAccccatccccttcttcccatcaaAGTTCCTAATCAAATGCCTCAACACATCCGCatacccctcctcatcaaacacctccgCATTAGGCGTCTTATACATGACCTCCAActtcaacaaacaaaccaccatcttattccccatctccacctccacaaaATCAACATAATTCTTCGCCTTCCCATAATTCTCCTCCGTTCCCGTCCCCAGCAACGCAGTAATCAACGCCTGCAAAATCGCCAACCTCagctccaccccctccctcgtaAGCTGCTCAACACCCACACTATTCACCACCTCATTAGCCCTCTCCAACCACTTGACCGCGATCTTATAGTCCTCCTTCCCGCTCAGACTCTTCCCAATCTCATACAGCACATCCGCCAGCCTCTCGGTATAATCCCTCGTGAGAAACCCCCTCAGGCGCTCAGCACTGCTGTACATATGCTCGGCAacatccaacctcccctccacccacgcCAGCGCCGTCCTCCAGATGAAGTACTCCACCTCCAAACAATTCGCCTCActaacctcttcctccatccaGCCTTCCCGTCCCAAATCTTGCAAATGAGTTTTGTGATCGGCCACAATCTGCAGCGCATTCCCCGACAGCTTCGTCTCCTTCGTCCCCACCAAGTCCCTTGTTATCTTCAAACCAAGTTTGATCACATCCACCAGAtcactcctcctcttcctcttgttccTGGCCGAGCGGgcaaacaccaccagccaaaaccCCAGCGCCTTGCCATAGAGCGCAAGTTTCCTCAGCCGAGTATTGGGGGCCTCAGGCGGGTTGATCGGGTCGTTGCAGTCCCGCCATAATCTCGTGCATAAATTCCACAGCctgacaccaacaccatcaatgTCAGTTTCTTCGGGCgagtgctgctgctgatgatgctgcgcagaggaggagggctgaGGCCGTTGGCAAAGCAAATGAAGCTTGTCAATATGTCCAGTAATCTCCTCAGTAAGCCCTTCCGCGGCAGGTATATCATTCGGCACAGACAGCAGGTTCAACAGTCTGTTGGCAAACTCGACACAGGGGGTAATCCGCCTCTCGGTCTTGGACTGGGTAGGAGCGGGTGCTTCTGTCGTTAGCATGTGCGTTTGTCCTGTCGGCCGTCGAGAAGGTACAAGcgatcgaggaggaggtgacgaGAAGGGCGGAGGTGACAGCCTCGGGCGGACACCGGTCCCTGCTCCTGTCGCTGAGACCCCCCTGGTCGGCGGGAGTGGTTTAGAAGGGAGCCTCCTATCGTGGCTGGAGATGGTCGATCGAAGGGGCGGCATCGTGTATAGATACCAGAGGCATCGCAATTAAGTCGGCACAGCGACAGAAGGAGAGGCAGAAAACGCTGAATTTGACTCTGCCTGATAGGCACGTGGACTAGCTTATGACAAATGGCCGCCCTCACCTAACCATCCAGTGGAAGGCGCGATCAAGCAGAACGGAAGGTGCTACCTATCCACCAGCACCTTCCTGATGTCAACCATCAACCCTATCCCTTTCCAAACCATCAACTCCAGCCATCAATCATTGTCGTCTTCCAATCCAActcttgttgttttcctGATTACTTCTCCTTTTTACAAGCTGACTCTAAACATCCACGTGTGTGGATAGTCTTTGTTTTGTCGATGCTCCCACCGCATCTTATTATGCTCCCTGTTCTACGAAACGTCCTGATGCTTGCCCTGTCGGGCGGGTATGTTATAATAAACGACGACTTGATCCCACATTTAAGGATCGTGGGGGATGAAGTTTCCAATGATCAAGCCCGGCCTGGGGAGTGTCAGCAAGACTGAAACgacaaaagagaaaagagaatgTCCACCACATACACTTGGGCGTTGTCCTTTTTTATCCTGAAAGAAAAGCAGCAGTTCACCACCTTTTTCGACGATTTATTGGGGCTCTTGAGTGTGCAGGCTGTCAAAAGGGTGTCGTGGAGCGGATCGAAGGCAATGGTTCCAAACTCTTCCCAATACCGCACGACCGACTCCTCGGTCAGGATCTCGTGCAGTTTAGTCTTGCCCTGTGACGGGATCAGCAACCCAGCCATGCATGCCCCCTTTTGGTCGACCCAACACCTACATTTCTGAGATCCTCCACTGGCACGTCGATGAGCTCGGCCATCTCCTTGTTACCCCTGAAAATCTCCCCTGTTCGACGCCAGCAGCATGCCGGGACCGCCATGCTGGCGAAGACGCGGTCGTACTCCATCAGGGAACTCTCTATCTGCATCTCGTTGATGGTCAGAAACATGTGGTCCCGCCCCTGCATCTTTTCGCGAAACTTTGGCCGGAAACGATCGAGTTGTCGGAGGATCTTTTGTCTCGACCCCGGGCTGACGTGCTCGTTGAGATACGTTTGAAGACTCTGGTAGCCTTTGATATAGTTAAACGGTTGGAGGAGTCCAGCCTCGACTTTGGCCGTGAGAACCTGGAGCATGCGGTCATCCGCGTCGGCATTACCGCTGGGATCGGCTGCCTGGAGATAATATTCTCGGGTCTTGTCCTTGGAAACCGCAGCTGATTGTTCCGAATTGGCCGTGGGCAGAGAGGCCCCCGGAGCCGTGGCCGGGGGCGGCATGGAGTTGCTACTGGGAAACCCCGGGATTGGGCGGCCTTGGTTTGGACCATCGGGCGCAGCCACGGGGTCCTCGAATATGTTGGCTCGCAGGTAGTTGTTCAGGACGTCGAACTCACTCGACACCTCATGGGGAACTACGAAGCTGGGGTGATAGTTGTGCATGTCGTGATAATGGCTTTGGGAGGCTAACCAGGAGTCAGGGAAACCGCCGACTGGGAGGGAAGGTTTTCAGCTCCTGGCGTAAGGAACGgactggggggggggattttCAGGCACCTACATTGGTTCATACTGCTACCCAGCGTGCTGCCTTGGAGGCCGGACACCGCCGTGGGTTGCACGAGCTGTAGCTGATTACTCTGGCCtagcgcagcagcagcatcgaaGGCGGCACTGGCGGCTGATCCTGTCCCGGAGCTCAAGCTCCCATCGAACGAGGCCAGTCTCAAGGCATCTGCCGCTGTCTGGTTCATGTTGCCGCGGCCCAGGTCTGACTGAGACGCAGACCCGTGCGTAGTAGACGGGGCGACGACGCTCTTGGACTTGTTGGACCCCTGATCACGGGGCTCATCATGGCACAGGTGCCCGATATTCCGCTTAACACATCTCGTACATGGTCTCGCCTATTCACAGCACGGCCTGGGGTCAATAACTGCTCAAGCGCTGGGGCCAATGGTTCGCCGCCCCTGTCCTGTCTCATCCCGGCCGccagcaagcagcagacGGGAAGACTGGGGACGGGACGTCGACCAGGCGGAAGGGGGATAAGTGTACGTACAAGATCACACGTCATGTGCTGTATGTAGACGAGGGTGGAATCATCCCTGGTTAGCCACTGTAACAACTCGATACATGCATGATGTATGCGTATACAGTATATGGTGTGTAGTGCTCATTGTGAATAGTGGGTATGAGAGGTGAGGTCGTGTATGCGAGCACGCTGCTGCAGGGGCGCTTCTCCTCCACGGAAGCTCTCCGTGGGGGGCAGCtgcccagccagcagccagctTCACTTAGATCAAgaaacaaaggaaaaaaaaaaaaaaaagaccagAGGTGGCTGGAGACAGGGGTGTGGTGTCCGGCGCACTGGGATAAATGACTTACAGATCGACGGCAGTAGAGGCAGGCTGTAACAAATGGTGTCAGCATACAAACGCCATTCCCGGGGGACCGAAGCCATCGTGGAGCCGGAGGGGTGGTTCGACAAGACTTACCATGACTGACCTTGCGGCGCTTCTTGGGGgtctggtggtgggtggtgtggtggttgtgttggttgtgttgctgttggtcgTCGGTAGAAGGCGCATGGTGatccttgggcttggtgttgcTCTCGGACTTGATGTCCTTGGTCTCATTCCCGGCGGTCCTCTCCATGGCTTCGGTTGCCGTCATTGTCTAGTGGACTCTTCTCCCATTGGGTCTCGTGGTTACGCAACGGGCTTCGAGTTCGTTGCTCATTTAAGCAGGGCCGGCGGCTTCTCGCAGCAAGTCGCGACCATTCAATGCCAGTTCCGACGCTGTTCTGCTGCTACTGGCGGTGTCCTGGCGGTCGTCGTGCTTCTCTCTCGGTCTGGGTTcccctgttttttttttttgcgctCTCTGCGTCGGCCGCGGCTCGTGTGTCGTTCGGTTCGCGAAGCAGTCGTTCGGCTTTGTTGACTCGACACCTCGGCCAGAAGGGGTGCGCGCGTTGGCGGGGCAGTATCCGTGATTTGGTGTTATTGAAGCTGGTGGCCACGGGGTCGTCTCTCCGGGCGGCTTGAGGTTGGAAGCATTGCCGGGAGGTGTACGGAGCAAAAGTTGTATGTATGGGAAGGTAGTCGCCGTCGTTCCTAAAAGAAATCCTCTCCACCCGCGGcaccagccagcagcagcgtgcTCAATGGGCCCTCTCTGCCGCCCAGAGCGGGACCCAGGCGCGGCGACCGGGGCTCAAGAGGGGCTGAAGTGTGAGCCGAGGGGTAAAGTTTACAGGGGATTCCAGGTGGGTTTAGCGCCAGTCATGGATCACTTACAGCATGAACCCACTGACGGCATGTCGCACGGGCTGCTAACTGGATCCAGTTCATCCTTTGTCGCATTTTGACAATCATCTCGATTCTGTGTTCAACAATTGGATGGAGATTCGAGATGGTTTTTCATGTCTATAATTCCACCATTATAGTTATTACTACCATCGTAGCCCGTACCTTCCCGGTTCCCGTCCTTTTGCCGGTTCCTGGCCGtaccttccttcccctttcccaccgGGTACCTACCCCAACTCTCACCGAGTCGTGTGTGTTCTTTCCCTATCCGGCTCTACCAAAGGGCGGAAAGAGTGTCTCAAACTTTCACATGACGaaaccttcttctcgggTTTCCCCTCCCTTTGAATGAATCAGCATCTGACATTGCGGGGATCGGAATGTTTTTCTTGCTGCTTGTTTACCTAATGGCCTACCTAATCATACACTGGCAGGAACTCGGATCATTGTTTTACTCACTGATGTCCGCCTTCCGACACTTTATACTTGGCATTCTGCATGCCCACAGGAAGGGCATCGCTCAAGTCCAATGAAAACCTGTTATGTGAGTAGCCTCGACAGCTGCTCTTGTCACGGGATGCTTGGCCCCTTTGGCCGACATAGGCAGTCCGTATGCTGGAATCGAGATGCATCAAGGGATCGCGATGGGTGTGCAACAGATACGCCACTCGGTGCCTGCGTTGCACGACAGCCATCCAGACGGGACTGTTCTGGCGGTCAGGACCTAGATTCATATTCTGTGCTTCCCATCTTGAGGTGAGGACCAAAGGTGAGTTGATCGATCCTTCGACATGCGGGGCACACGTTGGAGGCGATGGCTGTGATTTGCTCACCAAccagctgttgttggaccAGCCAGTCAAGGCAGGCATCGCTGACATTCAACCGTCTGCCTGTCCTCAAACCCACCAAGACAAAACTCAAACATGCGCATGAGCCTCAGACAGAGGTCTCGAGTTTGACTCAGCTCAGTTTCGGGACGTCGACTACACCTTCCAATGAAGGTTTGCAGCCGCGATGGCTTCCTCGTCATGGCACGAAGCATCATGCAGCAGACCCGATGTGAGCTTGGCTGAAGGCATTCCGTTCTGTATGAGTTGCGGCTCAATGGGCCCCCTCGACGACCTTGAACCAAGTgaaacaccaccagccattCCGATTCTCTCCGGGAAGCGATCTGGCCTGTCGCTCTCGTGGCCCCATTCAGTGAAATATGTTACGCAACTTACCGACGGCGACGGAAACGATCTTGGAGATGTGCTTCAGTCCGTGCTATTAACCGAGAAACCTGATGACTTGCAACTGGATGTCCAACAGGAAAAAATAGGGTCGGATCTGGAATCCAATTCTTCGTCGTCCACCATAGCCCAACAGTGTCGCACCTATCACCAAAGCCTGGTTCCCTCGGACGAAGTGACGGGCAATGACAGCATTCGTCTGCTTCGCCTCGGTAAGGGAAAAGGCTCGGAACCTTTGCACGGTACGCTGGAAACCCGAGAGCTCAAATACTTTCCCGAGTATGAAGCTCTGTCCTACACATGGGCCGATGCCAACGGCCAGGCTAGCCGGACCAAGAAGTTGTATCTGGGGAGGGAATGGGTTGTGTTCCCAATCACCACAAACTGCGACGCTGCTCTTCGTCATGTCCGCCTTCCCCACACTGAACGCTACATCTGGGTCGATACCGTTTGCATCAACCAGTTTGACAACCTTGAACGCTCGCATCAAGTTCAACTCATGCCTATGATCTATGCCACTGCTCAACGTGTGCTTGTTTACCTCGGTGAAGATAAACCGGAACGAAGCATGATCTCGAG
The window above is part of the Podospora bellae-mahoneyi strain CBS 112042 chromosome 3, whole genome shotgun sequence genome. Proteins encoded here:
- a CDS encoding hypothetical protein (EggNog:ENOG503PTF0), with the translated sequence MENPNDNNDNSHSHYRTTGTRRIPSWLNAIPSEAGGGSDATSRTGPSVTSHRHHHHPQGPPPPYSFRQPEKSSFPAATQDQSMSPPKMKIRGHFNPPNQQLYSETSLASSGPQQQQQHQSQTPTASTQPTPPSSQQLLSLSRPEPPSPSKPSPVMDPLRQEVTTNFTSHCPVCISSSSSSSTGQCNRCQMIKSYVHQPYHTHRFLSSFLLPISEVFNYEEMLAYLNETIIERVMKGGKAEKVYPVMDDFGVVVEKARRRKEFFGKGRNGRVIGQWGMVRDGTPVKREEGGGGGGGGGGGGQGSKGGERKRGWSEEG
- the SPO22 gene encoding sporulation-specific protein 22 (EggNog:ENOG503NXWF; COG:S) — protein: MPPLRSTISSHDRRLPSKPLPPTRGVSATGAGTGVRPRLSPPPFSSPPPRSLVPSRRPTGQTHMLTTEAPAPTQSKTERRITPCVEFANRLLNLLSVPNDIPAAEGLTEEITGHIDKLHLLCQRPQPSSSAQHHQQQHSPEETDIDGVGVRLWNLCTRLWRDCNDPINPPEAPNTRLRKLALYGKALGFWLVVFARSARNKRKRRSDLVDVIKLGLKITRDLVGTKETKLSGNALQIVADHKTHLQDLGREGWMEEEVSEANCLEVEYFIWRTALAWVEGRLDVAEHMYSSAERLRGFLTRDYTERLADVLYEIGKSLSGKEDYKIAVKWLERANEVVNSVGVEQLTREGVELRLAILQALITALLGTGTEENYGKAKNYVDFVEVEMGNKMVVCLLKLEVMYKTPNAEVFDEEGYADVLRHLIRNFDGKKGMGSGAEFKLVVHHVRRLHDKAPGAGCAVMDDFILVLRTLGGTGGQEFMEKALVTRMWMMTQQRDSMETVRRLGELFGNVARAVSAEAAVAAQALLWKKLELSYSQGEYALAEAWCQLALAPIFEKGERKLLLCALARNSMETATRVINDMSATSWKEPMTAYLAFKVAIRTEDRVLAGKCLETISQTPEHVDFLGACIAESQKAGDVICAIAALKKLQDRYEYKEPNPIHLPALFRCTIRLLNMLVDRADAGENGVVEDLCDMFDAVVVALEKQKKENPRRKLFTVDELEWFSRNSYNLALKNTTTWDLRYIVRMLTSCVHITGHFPPDMGGSQLVEMGLKMLFSRFIISSALVSQARAEDNVTKQLEYYTAMREHVLAFDTDLPELLPQLDEHSRDDMLRKHATLLTFDFEAAVVLEAWDDLGGIVQRAVGCKSVTAFQAMADSLLRARAPGQVLYSTMRKLVNEIWALEAFDAVKLAKYTRCLFQATLPVDDGLAMRLLEEACGKARELRESEAGWPEEELEWMAATAFNHGIDCFAAGERERARGWGEGAVKLAGFCRDGGGLEGILRGKLGRLELG
- the RDS2 gene encoding Transcription factor (EggNog:ENOG503NUF9; COG:S); amino-acid sequence: MTATEAMERTAGNETKDIKSESNTKPKDHHAPSTDDQQQHNQHNHHTTHHQTPKKRRKVSHACLYCRRSHMTCDLARPCTRCVKRNIGHLCHDEPRDQGSNKSKSVVAPSTTHGSASQSDLGRGNMNQTAADALRLASFDGSLSSGTGSAASAAFDAAAALGQSNQLQLVQPTAVSGLQGSTLGSSMNQFGGFPDSWLASQSHYHDMHNYHPSFVVPHEVSSEFDVLNNYLRANIFEDPVAAPDGPNQGRPIPGFPSSNSMPPPATAPGASLPTANSEQSAAVSKDKTREYYLQAADPSGNADADDRMLQVLTAKVEAGLLQPFNYIKGYQSLQTYLNEHVSPGSRQKILRQLDRFRPKFREKMQGRDHMFLTINEMQIESSLMEYDRVFASMAVPACCWRRTGEIFRGNKEMAELIDVPVEDLRNGKTKLHEILTEESVVRYWEEFGTIAFDPLHDTLLTACTLKSPNKSSKKVVNCCFSFRIKKDNAQVPGLIIGNFIPHDP